From a region of the Bradyrhizobium diazoefficiens genome:
- a CDS encoding NADP-dependent oxidoreductase, with protein sequence MSQAKRIVLAARPVGEPKPSDFRLEEFAIPAPGAGEVLLRTIWLSLDPYMRGRMSEGPSYAAPVPIGGVMEGEAVSEVAASNNPDFAVGDIVRIRSGWQTHAISSGKGLIKVDPKLGPISTSIGVLGMPGMTAYTGLLDIGKPQAGETVVVAGASGAVGSAVGQIAKIKGARAVGIAGGKDKCDYVVKELGFDACIDHRDPDLAAKLKDACPKGIDVYFENVGGAVFEAVFPLLNPFARVPVCGLIAHYNDTEAKPPKWAGAMMRNILTKRLTFRGFIVSDFAARHGDFLRDMSTWVRDGKVKYKEFVTEGLESAPGAFMGLLKGANFGKQLVRVGPDKA encoded by the coding sequence GCGCAGGCGAGGTCCTGCTGCGCACGATCTGGCTGTCGCTCGATCCCTATATGCGCGGGCGCATGAGCGAGGGTCCGTCCTATGCAGCTCCAGTGCCGATCGGCGGCGTGATGGAAGGCGAGGCGGTCAGCGAGGTCGCGGCCTCCAACAACCCTGATTTCGCGGTCGGCGACATCGTCCGCATCCGCTCCGGTTGGCAGACGCACGCGATCTCGAGCGGCAAGGGCCTGATCAAGGTCGATCCCAAGCTCGGGCCGATCTCGACCTCGATCGGCGTGCTCGGCATGCCCGGCATGACGGCCTATACCGGCCTGCTCGACATCGGCAAGCCGCAAGCGGGTGAGACCGTCGTCGTCGCCGGCGCCTCCGGGGCGGTCGGCTCCGCCGTCGGCCAGATCGCGAAGATCAAGGGCGCGCGCGCAGTTGGAATCGCCGGCGGCAAGGACAAGTGCGACTACGTGGTCAAGGAGCTCGGCTTCGATGCCTGCATCGATCATCGCGATCCTGATCTCGCCGCCAAGCTGAAGGATGCCTGTCCCAAGGGCATCGACGTCTATTTCGAGAATGTCGGCGGCGCCGTGTTCGAGGCGGTGTTCCCGCTGCTCAACCCGTTTGCCCGCGTGCCGGTCTGCGGCCTGATCGCCCATTACAACGACACGGAGGCCAAGCCGCCGAAATGGGCCGGCGCGATGATGCGCAACATTCTCACCAAGCGGCTGACCTTCCGCGGCTTCATCGTCTCCGACTTCGCCGCCCGCCATGGCGACTTCCTGCGCGACATGTCTACCTGGGTTCGCGACGGCAAGGTCAAATACAAGGAGTTCGTCACCGAGGGCCTGGAGAGCGCGCCCGGCGCCTTCATGGGCCTTCTGAAGGGCGCCAATTTCGGCAAGCAGCTGGTCCGGGTCGGGCCGGATAAGGCCTAA